Genomic DNA from Nitratidesulfovibrio vulgaris str. Hildenborough:
GTTGCTGTTCCTCTCGGCCGTGAGCCTCGTGCGGGGTCCGCAGCCCGCGCAAGAACCGCTTGCGGAAGGTGACATCAGCGTCGTGCCGCTTGCCATCCCCATCACGGTCGGCCCTGCGACGACGGGTGCACTGATGGTCATGGGGGCGACCGTCCGCACGCCCATGGAACGCGTCATGGGAAGCGTCTCGCTGCTGGCGGCAGTGCTCACCGTGGGAGGACTCCTCTACCTCGCCAACCCCATAGAAAGGATGCTGGGGCGCATTGGCATCTCCATCCTCACCAAACTGACGGGGCTCATTCTGGCTGCACTCGCCGCGCAAATCATCTTCACGGGAATCCGCAACTTTCTCGGCTAGCCGTACCCTGCCTCGGGCGACAATGGATGACATACGGCGCTCAAGCGATGCCGGTCTGTTGCAGAAGACCGTCAGGTGACGTGATACGGGCTCAATGCTCGTGGAACATGGGACGTTGTGTCTTCTGCCCGCGCCCCCTGTCCTGCCGTGCAAGAAGCCTTGCCCTCGCGGGAGACGTGAACACAGTGGCATTGGCATGAATCGGGTACCGAAGCGCCATGAAAAAGCCCCCGGCATGTTGTCATGCCGGGGGCTTCATTCTACCGAATCATCCGGGAGACCCCTGAAGGAAAAACCGCAAGCGGTAACCGTCTCCTCGATTCAGGCCGACTCGGTCAGTGTGACACCAACGGTCTGCGCGTCATCAGTCTCCTGCCAGCTGAAGCGGAGGCAGGCTCGTGGCCTCACCCCGTGGGGCACGTGCCTACCAAGGCGTCGGCCTCCGCAGGGGGCATGAAGAACGCACACAAGGCAATACGCAGACAAACAGCTGAAAGACGGATTCAAGCCGCATCACGTCTGTCTGCAACGGGGTACCGCGACAAACGGGGTGCTGCCATCAACCTCGCGGCAGCGGCCACACGCGGATGCGATTCCGTCCGGCGTCCTTGGCGGCGTAGAGGGCATCGTCGGCGGCATCGACAAGGTTGTCACGAATAGTGGAAGGTGCCCAGTCGGGAGAGATGACCGCAACACCTCCGCTCACTGTAATGGACAGGTCGCGCTGAAGCACGTTGCCGTCTCCGT
This window encodes:
- a CDS encoding MarC family protein is translated as MDNALNILISTWIKLFFVLAPFFVLTMFLALTRSFTPQQQRRTAVKVTVAVYVICMCLYFFGDTIFAIFGITLDAFRIGAGALLFLSAVSLVRGPQPAQEPLAEGDISVVPLAIPITVGPATTGALMVMGATVRTPMERVMGSVSLLAAVLTVGGLLYLANPIERMLGRIGISILTKLTGLILAALAAQIIFTGIRNFLG